From Arachis hypogaea cultivar Tifrunner chromosome 3, arahy.Tifrunner.gnm2.J5K5, whole genome shotgun sequence:
cAACTTGACTACCAGGCGACACTAAATTTCTTGATTGATATCATATATGAGGGCTTATCACACACTTAAAAGTGTTGGTTTGAAGAGCCTGAGGTTATTGGAAAATGGACACTTAAAAGTGTTGGTTTGGCAAACTGGAATACTATCAATTATTGGTTTGAGTCCTGAGTATTTTTTTTCCCGTAACTAATATATGAATGCTTAAATCATCCTATGACTTTCTTTAATTTCCCAGCTTAGTGATTCCTTCTTTGATCCATGTAAAGATAACCCAATTTTTAAAACTTGCTGTTGACAATGTCACCCCAGCCCCCCTTTTTAACCCCACCTTGAGACTGCTTATGTAAGCTTTTGAATAAATCTTAACTTGATTGGTAAAAGGAAACAAGAGAATATGCTAAATGTTGCAAATGAGGTTGTTTGAGATGGATTAGTGGGAAGACAACTAGATAGGATTATGAATGAGTACACCATACAAAGTGGGACAACGCCAATTTTAGGGATGGAAAAGTCTCCTCTCAAGTAGTTTGCATCTATTTGGAGAAGACCTTTAGAGGTCATACTCCTATTAAGGTGATTGGACTAGACAAAGGAGTTCTATAGCTAGAGAGACCCAAAAAAGTATAGGGAGGATTATTAAATACTTATATGCTAATTATTTAAGCATGAATATGATTCTTAATAGAGCTTTATGGCCTCATTTGATCTAACCTTCTGGGACAAGGCGTAGTTGTTGCCTAGTTTGACAAGCCTTTTTCCTATAGGTTTTGTATGTAATTTATTTCATTGTTTATGATTATCTTGAAGTATGTTCTCTTTGCAGAAACCATATCAAAGTTTGGCTCGGGTATGTTTCTTCTAGTTCAAGTTGTGCTCTTGTTAGATTTTGTTCATCGATGGAATGACACCTGGGTTGGATATGATGAACAATTCTGGTTAGTTTTAGACGTTGTTTGACATCTGTGATAGCTGTGGCTTTTCTTGACATTATTATTTACATGAGGATTTTCAGTATATAAATGTTCTTTTCATACAGGTATGTTGCTCTGTTTGTGGTTTCACTTGTTTGTTATGTGGCTTCATTTGTGTTCTCGGGAGTTCTTTTTCACTTCTTCACACCATCTGGACAAGACTGTGGAATCAATACCTTCTTTATTACAATGACCCTCCTTCTTGCATTTGTTTTTGCTATTGTTGCTTTGCACCCTGCGGTAAGTTATTGACTTCTCATCGCAGTTAACCACTTCTAATTTGGTTTCCTTTTAATATATATTGAATGCTTGTTTGTcagttgtcttttcctatgatATTGGATATCACATCTTGAAACTTGGGAGGTTCTAAAGGTTACTGTTTCCGTTTTCACTTTTAACTTCAAAACAGGGAAAAATATTTTCCTGTGCAAGTTCATATGTAATCTGTTATTCTGTTATGGTGTTATGTTCTAAACCTGGTCTTATCTGCTGTTTTTATCATATCGATTCAATTCAATGTTTTTTATGGATTGAGAATTTCATGAAGATGACATACGTTCCTTCCTGTTGGCTTAGGATGCTATTGAAGTTTTAGATTTAGTTGAAGGATTAATTATTGGATCATAATCTTGTATGCAAAAATAGTTTTATGCTATATAACAAATATGCACAAGTATTCATGATTGTAGATGTAAATGTGTCTGCAATTGAGGTCTTTGAATTCTTTTTGTATACAGGTAAATGGGAGCATTCTGCCTGCTTCAGTAATTTCATTATACTGTACTTATCTCTGCTATAGTGCATTGTCTAGTGAACCCCGAGATTATGAGTGCAATGGCCTTCACAAACACTCAAAAGCCGTTTCAACTGGCACCCTTACTTTGGGCTTGCTTACGACAGTTCTATCTGTTGTGTATTCTGCTGTGCGTGCTGGATCTTCTGCCACAGTGCTTTCCCCACCAAGCTCTCCTCGTGCTGGTAAATTCTCAAAATCTAATATTTGTCATGATATGCCATACTCATATTCATAAGTATATATCTGAACATGGAATCCAATCATATGGATATATGATAGCCGTGAagctgaattttattttttgatgttGATGCCATGAAGAATGTAACTATAATATTGTACTTGATGAGCATCAATTCCCCACGATATTAAATATCTGCCGCCATTATGGTGATTATGCAGGGAAGCCTTTGCTTCCGCTGGATGGAAAGGAGGAAGTTGAGAATGAGAAAGCAAAGCCGGTTACATATTCATATGCCTTTTTCCACTTGATTTTCTCTCTTGCGAGCATGTATTCTGCAATGCTTCTGACAGGTTGGTCAACTTCTGTTGGAGAGACTGGGAAGTTGGTTGATGTCGGGTGGCCTTCTGTGTGGGTTCGGATTGTCACTTGCTGGGCTACTGCTCTGCTCTACTTATGGTCACTTATGGCGCCAATTATGTTCCCAGAAAGGGAGTTTTAACTCTAAATGCCGTTCTCTCCAGTTTCAAGGTTTATGGGGAAAGGTTGTGTGTAACTTAACATACTTGTTGCAGATGTGTTGCCTTCATTATCTGTAATTAAATTATATGTATGGTATGCATCTACGTCAACATAACGGGAGAAACGTGTGTTATGAATGACAACTTTGAATGGGGTGGGTATGGTGAAAATATTTGTACCCCGAAAAATTACTCTGCATGTCTCCCAGCATCCTTCGCCATTCCTAGTTTCTAATGAAAGCATGCGAAAGGGCCATATCTGCGTTTCTGTGTCGGCTAAGGATTTAGTAGCCCTCTTTAAAGGAAGGTTGCCGATAGCCTTTTCAATAATTATGATTTGAACCTTATCTGTTatccaaaattataaatattctcatgaattgttatattttaaatgttggtattgccatGGATGTGGTTGGAATTTCAGTTTCAGATTCCTACTTGCTTCATTAATTTTGGGGCAAAAAGTATTAACTTTGTGTTTTGATTCAACTTATGAACCATTGGGGAGATACACCAGTATGAAATGATTGCTTTGGAGAGGGAtaggaaaaattttaatttaggaAAGAGTTTGTGGTAAATAAACTTTTAAAGATTTATACATCGAACATAATAttcttaaagaaaaaaaagtacttATGGAATCTTCTACGCGTGGACAATTTAGTTTAAATTAAGATTTTCTATCCTAATTATAGGAGTTAATTTAAAGGTAATGGGTCTATATTTGTTATTCTAGAAAATTTTATtggtattttttatgttttagaagTTATTATGTTTCATGTAaatttttaggagtttatttgtcACTTTACTCTTTAAAAAGTCATTAACAAAATTGGAAAAAAGAAGCAATATGGTGGCCAATTTACAAGTAACAAAAATTATCCGAGATAACTAATTAATCTGGAGAGCTTCATCAATGGAGCTACCATGAAAATTTGGATGGAATAGTTTGCTTTGTTTATCAACTTCAACATTAGCACCAAATCCATCAAATGTAATTGCCTCAATTCTACAAAGTTTCATCTTTTTGAGAAAAACCTGTTACTAATAATTAGATTTCGATTTTGAGAGGAAGCtattagtattttaaaaaataataaaaaaaatattttttggtatCTAAAGAGATGCCCAAAGACTACTAATTATAAATTAAACGGGATAAGGTTGTCTTTTATTCAACATCAGTTAAAATTCTAGTAACCTCTCTAAAAGATGTATTCAACAAATGATATCCTATCTCAAGATCTAAACTAATCTGAACTAGATAGTCAACACATCTATTTACCAAAAGAACATCACAAGTTTTCTTTTTCGAGCAACTAATACTTCTCAAAAGGGCATTAGAATTTTGCTAAAATTTCCTTCCCCATTAATTTTGCTAATCACCGTTTGAGAGTCACACTGCACTACCAATTTTCTAATACCCATAGTCCATGCAAGTTCAAGCCCTTTCTCGATGCCCCCAAAGTTCTGTCTTGTACGCCAAACAACTCCCAAAATGAGAGAAACCTGCTGCCCATCTTTCGTTTGCGTCTTGCAGCAGCTGGCTGCGTTTCCGTCCTTTGAGTCGTCTGTGTTTAGCGCTGTCCACCCTAGTGGTGGTGGAGTCCAACTAATGTGGATCTCCTCTCTTTTCTTTGTGGTAATTCTTCTCCTCCTCTCATTGAATGCTTCTTTTGATTCTTCCACACTTTTAGGATTAACTTGTGGGTTGGGAGGGGAGATCTTTGATAATTTTGTTCATTtacttcatctttacttttcagcaagtaaagatgaagatatcTAGCTAATTGTGTCTTTGGCTTTGACCCAATTGGTTATCTAAATTGAAAGTCATCCATTGTTGCATGTTATTATTGTTGAAGAAATTTATTGCACTTTCGGGTTTGATAAGCTGCATCCCCGCTCATTTACATTGCAAATTGGGAAGATTTCACTACCCCCAAATAGACAAACTCTTCTTtggtaagttaaaaattaaaattctcccATGCATAATTCTACAGATGACCGTTTTGGATTTTTGGGCTCCCTCCTACTTCcaaatttttgtcaaataattTTGATTGGGTTTTGTCCAATGTTGCAGAGCTTTATATGTAGGGACGACAATACTTCAAATTGGTTGCAGAGCTCGGGGCGAGTTTTTAGCGGGGTAAGTATTTGGGGCGGATCAACTCAATccagtatatatataattttaatatataatatatgtaaagaattaatattattgtatcatatttaaatttttactttaatttatgttatatatatgattatgattatataaattttaaaatttaattttatttattagattttaataattatagaggCAGATACCTCGTGAAAACGATTTTGAATTCAACTTTTTACTATCTGCGGATAAAAGTGGAGTGGGTTCTATGTGGCTCCTATagaaaaaattttcatcttttgttTGTCTCCAACCAATTCTGTTTTCTTCTCTATCATGTGATAGTGCTGGTGAAGCTAGAATCTTCAACACATAGTCTTCTCCTAGGTAGTTTCTGAGTTTGTTTGTGTCCCAATTGCCTGAAATATTAGTCCATTCTCAGACTGAACTCTCATAATCTATTATTGTTTGGATTGCGAATTCCAGTAGGTTTCTAGTATCATTTACCCAGGGATCAAGCCCAAAAATGGTGTTAAGCCCATTTCCTATGAAGTTAATTGAGTGCTCCTTAAACATGGGTCATAGTTTGATAAGTTCCTTCTAAAGAGGTGAGTCTGAATTTCTTGAAAAGAATTTTAAACCAAAACGAATACAAAAAGATGAAAATGGACTACTAGTGATAGTTTGGATTAAATTTTGGGTGAgatctaaaatattaaaattttaaaattcaaaaaattacattttttagtatataattaataatagtttgataaaataatttaaataaaaaaaattcactataaaataaattaaaaaatatgaataaaaaaattattttgtaataatttaattatgtttACTATTCTATGTgaagaatatttttgtttattaaaatgtaaaaaatgagattaaaattagtaggattaaaaaatattaaaaatttaatattatgaaaataataagaaaaatttatataaaaattgatttgattattttttttaattttagagatgaaaataatttatatgtatatattaagagaTTAATTTAACTGTAAATAATGTTATGACAAGCTAGATAATACTTGTCATACCATGTATCAATAATACCTCACGTCAACCAAATTATTTTGTGATACGTGAAaactaatttattatattataaagtCACGTAATACTTAATGTGATACATCATcatataaatgataaaaaaattgatttaactattttaagaactattatagctactttaattaaaaattaatttaaaaaataaatgatcttTTAACctgaaattttagttttaacCCATATTTTAATTGAAAAGGGCATTCGTTAACAAGTTCAAATGGCTtttcaattctattttgaatGCTACGCCAACGGTCAAATATTCCATACCATGCAAACGAACGATCTCGATCGTACACTAGGGCTCCCTTATATCATCCAACGGGGCTAAATCTCCATATTGAATAAGATAGGAGCACAAACCTGAAACGCCGTCGTATTTGAACaaccctcttcttttttttttagtttagcgCGCCATGCCCCCACTTATCTGCGTTCTCCATAATTCCACCCAACGTAGAGCACCGTACCCTTCCGCTCTGGGCGTTCTCCCACTGAATCATCCACTCTCCGAAAGATTCAGAGCGTTCTCAGAGGTTAGCTCTTTACTCTTTCGCGATCATGGAAGCTTCGAAAAAGAATGAGATCATCATCAAGGAGGCCAACAATCACTGGACTTTTTTGGTAATCATCCTTTTTAATCTCGTTTAGTCATTGATTCGATCCATTTTCATCAAATTTAGGGTTCCGGCGTGCAGATGTTGAATTCTTGTCATTTTCTCATGTTCTCTATGTcggtttctttgattttttttttcttgcatttgagGTTCAATCGAGTTTGATGATTCTTAAGATAACATCAATCGTTTTTTTGAAGTCCAGAATCATGATGAGGCATAATCGGTTATTATGCTTTTTCTGATAGTTTTCTTATGGTATTGAAAGTGTTGTTCATttgtttctgattttgatttttcttttggtGTGTGCTGATATGGTGATATACAGGAACATATTGAAGCACCTATGTGGGTAGATTTGACTATTGAAGCTAACTCTTTTAGTGAAGATATGTGAGTTTTCCAATAAAATTCTgtgtttcattttaatttttaaattacattCACCACCAGCacgtttttattttgttatatgttGTGTTGCAGAAATGATGACTGGTTCAACACAAGCCACCCGTAAGAACCTCAGGTTTTCAATATTAGGATTGTTCATTTTGAAAACCATGTACGAATGTGACATTGGTGTCACTTGTTAAATCATTGTTAGGTTCCACCAGTGGTCTGCTCGGCAGCTGAAGGCTAAGTTCTCTCATCCTGGACAGGAGAAATTGACATCAGAAGTAGTTGACTCAGATGGACAAGACTCGCAGCAGGTTCCTTCTTCAGTCTCAAGGTCGAGGGGCAAACACTACAATAGCAAGAAATGGG
This genomic window contains:
- the LOC112790009 gene encoding uncharacterized protein, which codes for MWAASCLASCCAACACDACRTVVSGISRRSARIAYCGLFAFSLVVAWILREVAAPLMESLPWINHFKHTPSREWFETDAVLRVSLGNFLFFTILAVLMIGVKNQKDPRDGLHHGGWMMKIICWFLLVIFMFFLPNELISFYETISKFGSGMFLLVQVVLLLDFVHRWNDTWVGYDEQFWYVALFVVSLVCYVASFVFSGVLFHFFTPSGQDCGINTFFITMTLLLAFVFAIVALHPAVNGSILPASVISLYCTYLCYSALSSEPRDYECNGLHKHSKAVSTGTLTLGLLTTVLSVVYSAVRAGSSATVLSPPSSPRAGKPLLPLDGKEEVENEKAKPVTYSYAFFHLIFSLASMYSAMLLTGWSTSVGETGKLVDVGWPSVWVRIVTCWATALLYLWSLMAPIMFPEREF